A portion of the Lolium rigidum isolate FL_2022 chromosome 1, APGP_CSIRO_Lrig_0.1, whole genome shotgun sequence genome contains these proteins:
- the LOC124667580 gene encoding protein DETOXIFICATION 27-like, with translation MASALETLCGQAFGAKKYHMLGIYLQRSWAVLLIFALALTPTYVFMEDLLLLLGQTPELSHLAGKMSLWLLPQHFGMAMLLPLTRFLQSQLKNWVTAVSAGVALAIHIVVTYLLVHHFQLGYVGAIASANMGWWLVVLGQFFYVICGGCPLSWKGFSMEAFADFWDFIKLSTASGVMLCLENWYYRVLVLLTGYLPNAEIAVDALSICLTINGWEMMIPLGFLAATGVRVANELGAGSGKGARFSIIVSITTSVVIGLVFWCLILVYNDQIALLFSSGKAVLDAVHNLSWLLAFTILLNSVQPVLSGVAIGSGWQALVAYVNIGSYYLVGVPIGIILGWPLGFGVRGIWSGLIGGTAVQTLVLAYLTMRCDWDEEANTASTRMRKWASTK, from the exons ATGGCGAGCGCGCTGGAGACGCTGTGCGGACAAGCATTCGGCGCCAAGAAGTACCACATGCTGGGAATATACCTGCAGCGGTCGTGGGCCGTGCTCCTTATCTTCGCCCTGGCACTGACGCCGACGTACGTGTTCATGGAGGACCTCCTGCTGCTGCTCGGGCAGACCCCGGAGCTCTCCCACCTTGCCGGCAAGATGAGCCTCTGGCTGCTGCCGCAGCACTTCGGCATGGCAATGCTGCTCCCGCTCACACGGTTCCTGCAGAGCCAGCTCAAGAACTGGGTGACCGCAGTCAGCGCGGGGGTAGCACTTGCCATCCACATCGTTGTCACCTACCTGCTCGTGCACCACTTCCAGCTCGGCTACGTCGGGGCCATCGCTTCGGCCAACATGGGGTGGTGGCTCGTCGTGCTGGGCCAGTTTTTCTACGTCATCTGTGGCGGGTGCCCACTGtcgtggaaggggttttccatggAAGCCTTCGCCGACTTCTGGGACTTCATCAAGCTCTCCACTGCCTCTGGCGTGATGCTTTG CTTGGAGAACTGGTACTACAGGGTGCTGGTGTTGCTTACAGGGTACCTGCCAAATGCTGAAATCGCCGTGGATGCGCTCTCCATATG CTTGACGATCAATGGATGGGAGATGATGATTCCTCTAGGATTCTTGGCAGCAACTGG TGTGCGGGTGGCAAACGAGCTTGGCGCGGGTAGCGGCAAGGGTGCGCGCTTCTCAATCATCGTTTCCATCACCACCTCCGTGGTTATCGGCCTCGTCTTCTGGTGCCTCATCCTCGTCTACAACGACCAGATCGCACTCCTCTTCTCGTCGGGCAAGGCCGTGCTCGACGCAGTCCACAACCTCTCCTGGCTGCTCGCCTTCACTATCCTCCTCAACAGCGTGCAACCCGTCCTTTCAG GGGTAGCTATTGGGTCAGGATGGCAAGCGCTGGTCGCCTACGTGAACATCGGATCCTACTACTTGGTTGGAGTTCCCATCGGTATCATACTGGGTTGGCCCCTGGGTTTCGGAGTCCGG GGGATTTGGTCTGGGTTGATTGGTGGAACTGCTGTCCAGACGCTGGTATTAGCCTATCTGACCATGAGATGTGACTGGGATGAAGAG GCAAACACAGCCAGTACACGAATGAGGAAATGGGCCAGCACAAAATGA